Proteins co-encoded in one uncultured Bacteroides sp. genomic window:
- a CDS encoding endonuclease produces MKKYFFKSLMLLLIISINGHLFAQIPSSYYSAAEGKKKAELKTALHLIIQHANVLGYGSGTWSGFAKTDIRPEDGTVWDMYSNKRVMPNGNSAATGMNIEHSFAKSWWGGDERQAYRDIHHLNPSDIAANSAKGSWPMAVVDGSVTYNNGVIKVGKSNSRPGGVIDAWEPADEYKGDFARQYMYMVTCYEDYANDWTGNSAGFLMKNTYPVFEQWAYELLLKWCKADPVSQKELNRNNEIYKIQGNRNPYIDYPELADYVWGDKTATAWYTTGTTDPVLYAPANNSTTDMGISVLNGMLEKEFTVSGKNLTGDLSVSVSGTGYSVDKSVLTKEEVAAGAKILVHYTSALPAVSTGILTLSGGGVSVSVNLKAEAVDGIPALSPGNVTSNSFVVSWKNIGGATTYQLNLYQSDKVTSVSGYPISVDAATEKSAIANLTPATTYYYQLTGGGYSSKLVEVKTLEPIPAMAVTQLDGELNFTVLPNETSNAKRISVSTECLNNDISVKVDAPFELSVDQQAWSNAITLGTVGGTFYVRMASSAAGSYQSALTLTTSDIDEPEELSVTGSAELPKTFFEDFEAGAKGAYPIASVACTMTSWTFDNSLVMSTEPKDLKNGAKSARLKPAGAVYMNTDKQNGVGALSLYAGTFGTDAATIIGVYYSSNGGTTWSTVANNVSVSNSLKEYRYSVDVSGPVRVKVTNLTSSGSTSRVNVDDISMTDYTSTGISQKESDSFSSYVQNNQLVIKNNETQILCIYTISGQIIYKQKLMPGVTSVTLPQGLYILSGDGIVKKVIIN; encoded by the coding sequence ATGAAGAAGTATTTTTTTAAATCATTGATGCTGCTACTGATTATCAGTATCAATGGACATTTGTTTGCGCAGATACCGAGTAGCTATTATTCTGCTGCGGAAGGTAAGAAAAAGGCCGAACTTAAAACGGCGTTGCATTTAATTATTCAACATGCAAATGTCTTGGGATATGGTAGTGGAACCTGGTCGGGTTTTGCTAAAACAGATATTCGTCCTGAGGATGGAACTGTTTGGGATATGTACTCAAATAAAAGAGTTATGCCGAATGGTAATTCAGCGGCAACCGGTATGAATATCGAACACTCTTTTGCAAAGAGCTGGTGGGGCGGTGATGAACGTCAGGCTTATAGGGATATTCATCACTTAAATCCCTCTGATATAGCAGCTAATTCGGCAAAAGGCAGCTGGCCGATGGCTGTGGTAGATGGATCTGTAACTTATAATAACGGTGTAATAAAGGTAGGAAAGTCCAATAGCCGTCCGGGAGGAGTCATTGATGCCTGGGAACCCGCAGATGAATATAAGGGAGATTTTGCTCGTCAATATATGTATATGGTTACTTGCTACGAAGATTACGCAAATGACTGGACTGGAAATTCTGCTGGCTTTTTGATGAAGAATACGTATCCTGTGTTTGAACAATGGGCTTATGAACTCCTTTTGAAATGGTGCAAAGCAGATCCTGTAAGCCAGAAAGAATTGAATAGAAATAACGAAATTTATAAAATACAGGGGAACCGTAATCCGTATATTGATTATCCTGAATTAGCCGATTATGTTTGGGGGGATAAAACCGCAACTGCATGGTATACCACAGGAACTACAGATCCTGTTCTATATGCACCTGCGAATAATTCTACTACTGATATGGGAATATCGGTTCTGAATGGAATGCTTGAAAAAGAATTTACTGTAAGTGGGAAGAACCTTACAGGCGATCTTTCTGTATCCGTTTCCGGAACAGGATACAGCGTTGATAAATCAGTATTAACAAAAGAAGAAGTAGCGGCGGGTGCTAAAATTCTGGTACATTATACATCAGCTTTGCCTGCTGTTTCTACAGGAATTCTGACTTTATCGGGAGGTGGGGTCTCTGTTTCTGTTAATCTGAAAGCAGAAGCGGTAGACGGAATACCCGCTTTATCTCCGGGTAATGTTACTTCGAATTCTTTTGTTGTATCCTGGAAGAATATAGGTGGAGCTACAACTTATCAATTAAATCTTTATCAGTCAGATAAGGTAACGTCAGTCAGCGGTTATCCAATTAGTGTAGATGCAGCTACCGAAAAGTCTGCTATTGCTAACCTCACTCCGGCAACTACCTATTATTATCAGCTTACAGGTGGTGGATACTCTTCTAAATTAGTAGAAGTGAAAACATTAGAACCGATACCGGCTATGGCTGTAACCCAATTAGATGGAGAGCTTAATTTTACGGTTTTGCCTAACGAAACGTCTAATGCAAAGCGTATTTCTGTTTCTACGGAATGCCTGAATAATGATATTTCTGTAAAGGTAGATGCTCCTTTTGAATTGTCGGTAGATCAGCAAGCATGGTCTAATGCTATTACGCTTGGAACGGTAGGAGGAACTTTCTATGTTCGTATGGCTTCTTCTGCAGCAGGTAGTTATCAGTCTGCCCTTACACTAACCACTTCTGATATTGATGAACCGGAAGAATTGTCGGTTACTGGATCTGCTGAACTACCCAAAACATTCTTTGAGGATTTTGAAGCAGGGGCAAAAGGAGCTTATCCTATTGCTTCGGTGGCTTGTACCATGACATCCTGGACTTTTGATAATTCATTGGTAATGTCAACTGAACCCAAAGATTTGAAGAATGGTGCAAAATCTGCTCGTTTAAAACCGGCAGGGGCTGTATATATGAATACCGATAAGCAGAATGGTGTTGGCGCACTTTCACTATATGCCGGAACTTTTGGAACTGATGCTGCAACAATTATTGGAGTTTACTATTCCTCTAACGGAGGAACAACATGGAGTACAGTTGCCAACAATGTGTCTGTGTCCAACTCATTAAAGGAGTACAGGTATTCAGTAGACGTATCGGGTCCGGTACGGGTTAAGGTTACAAACTTAACTAGCTCGGGAAGTACTTCCCGTGTGAATGTTGATGATATCTCTATGACAGATTATACTTCAACCGGTATCTCTCAGAAAGAAAGCGATTCATTTAGTTCTTATGTGCAAAACAATCAGCTTGTTATTAAGAATAATGAAACTCAGATACTTTGCATCTATACAATCTCCGGACAGATTATATATAAACAAAAACTCATGCCGGGAGTTACTTCTGTTACACTTCCTCAGGGTCTTTATATATTGAGTGGAGACGGAATAGTAAAGAAAGTAATTATAAATTAA
- a CDS encoding type B 50S ribosomal protein L31, whose translation MKKGIHPESYRPVVFKDMSNGDVFLSQSTCNTKETIELEGETYPLVKLEISNTSHPFYTGKSTMIDTAGRIDKFKNRYGDRSKK comes from the coding sequence ATGAAAAAAGGTATTCATCCAGAATCATATCGTCCAGTCGTATTCAAAGATATGTCTAACGGCGATGTATTTTTATCTCAATCAACTTGCAACACTAAAGAAACTATCGAACTCGAAGGTGAAACTTATCCATTGGTTAAGCTTGAAATTTCTAACACTTCTCACCCTTTTTACACTGGTAAATCTACAATGATAGATACAGCTGGTCGTATTGATAAGTTTAAGAACCGTTACGGAGATCGTAGCAAAAAATAA
- a CDS encoding DUF3256 family protein — protein sequence MKKIILLCFLISCVISLKAQDAKSVFINIPDSLSPLLTKVNREDFSDFLESKMKAVVKNKMEKMSEMKVLTKDYLFLQTTSQSSFQLKLLQLNDTTKIICVVNTACAPVCDSRVLFYTTNWKEIPSKDYIEMPGIERFFLAPDSTQVEAYNNARAPLNIYLLKADLSKDNNELTFTFTTPEYLDGSEAKALEPFLKKVLVYVWKDGRFVVKD from the coding sequence ATGAAAAAGATTATTCTTCTTTGTTTTTTGATCTCTTGTGTCATCTCATTGAAAGCGCAAGATGCGAAATCCGTGTTTATCAATATCCCCGATTCACTATCACCCTTGCTTACAAAAGTAAACCGGGAGGATTTTTCTGATTTTCTGGAAAGTAAAATGAAAGCGGTGGTAAAGAATAAGATGGAAAAGATGTCAGAGATGAAGGTGCTGACGAAGGATTATCTTTTTTTGCAGACTACCTCACAAAGCAGTTTTCAGTTAAAGTTGCTTCAGTTGAACGATACGACTAAAATTATTTGCGTAGTCAATACGGCGTGCGCTCCGGTATGTGACAGTCGTGTTCTCTTTTATACCACCAACTGGAAAGAAATTCCTTCCAAAGATTATATAGAAATGCCGGGAATAGAACGTTTCTTTCTTGCTCCGGATTCCACTCAGGTTGAGGCTTACAATAATGCACGTGCTCCTTTGAATATTTATTTGTTAAAAGCAGATTTATCGAAGGATAACAACGAGCTTACTTTTACTTTTACCACTCCTGAATATCTCGATGGAAGTGAAGCAAAAGCATTGGAACCTTTTCTGAAAAAGGTATTGGTGTATGTCTGGAAAGACGGACGTTTCGTTGTGAAAGATTAA
- a CDS encoding DMT family transporter, with translation MWLFLAFISAFLLGFYDVFKKKSLKDNAVLPVLFLNTLFSSLIFVPFIVLSAFGQDWISHSIFYVPIEGWEVHKYVLLKSFIVLSSWVFGYFGMKHLPLTIVGPINATRPVMVLVGAMLCFGERLNLYQWIGVLLAVASFFLLSRSGKKEGIDFKRDKWILFIILAAVTGAISGLYDKYLMKQFNPMLIQSWYNIYQLFIMGSILLVLWWPKRKETTPFRWDWSIILISVFLAAADFVYFYSLSYADSMISIVSMIRRSSVVVSFIFGAIFFREKNLKSKAIDLILVLIGMIFLYLGSK, from the coding sequence ATGTGGTTATTTTTAGCTTTTATCTCAGCCTTTTTACTAGGCTTTTATGATGTATTTAAGAAGAAATCGTTAAAGGATAATGCGGTATTACCGGTATTATTTCTTAATACACTGTTCTCCAGTTTAATATTTGTTCCGTTTATCGTTCTTTCCGCTTTCGGACAGGATTGGATCAGTCATTCAATTTTTTACGTTCCCATTGAAGGATGGGAAGTGCACAAATATGTGTTGCTTAAATCGTTCATAGTTCTTTCGTCCTGGGTGTTCGGCTATTTTGGAATGAAGCATTTGCCGCTTACCATTGTCGGACCTATTAATGCTACTCGTCCGGTTATGGTTCTGGTCGGAGCTATGCTGTGTTTTGGTGAGCGATTAAACCTTTATCAATGGATAGGAGTTTTGCTTGCTGTAGCCTCATTCTTTTTGTTGAGCCGTTCGGGTAAAAAAGAAGGAATAGATTTTAAACGCGACAAATGGATATTGTTTATTATATTGGCTGCTGTGACTGGTGCCATTAGCGGACTGTATGATAAATACTTGATGAAGCAGTTTAATCCTATGCTCATCCAGTCATGGTATAATATTTATCAGCTGTTTATAATGGGAAGTATTCTGCTTGTTCTGTGGTGGCCCAAACGGAAAGAAACTACTCCTTTTCGCTGGGACTGGAGTATTATTCTGATCTCCGTGTTCCTGGCGGCTGCTGATTTTGTGTACTTCTATTCCCTTAGTTATGCGGATTCCATGATATCCATTGTTTCCATGATCCGAAGAAGCAGTGTGGTTGTTTCTTTTATCTTTGGTGCAATATTTTTCCGTGAAAAGAATTTAAAAAGTAAAGCAATCGACCTTATATTAGTGCTAATTGGAATGATATTCCTATATTTGGGCTCAAAATAA
- the truA gene encoding tRNA pseudouridine(38-40) synthase TruA: MQRYFIYLAYEGTNYHGWQVQPNGVSVQERLQKALSTFLRADIEVVGAGRTDAGVHAKLMVAHFDYEKDFPDIILLTDKLNRILPPDISVFRVCKVTPEAHARFDALSRTYKYYITSVKYPFDRHLKCRMHGTLDYERMNQAARLLFDYTDFTSFSKLHTDAKTNNCRMMQAEWTQENETTWVFTIKADRFLRNMVRAIVGTLVEVGRGKMNVDEFRKVIEHKDRCKAGTSVPGHALFLVDIEYPAEIFI; this comes from the coding sequence GTGCAACGATACTTTATTTATTTAGCCTACGAGGGGACCAATTATCACGGTTGGCAGGTACAGCCTAATGGTGTGAGCGTACAAGAGCGTCTGCAGAAAGCACTTTCTACATTTCTTCGGGCAGATATTGAAGTTGTGGGTGCCGGACGGACCGATGCCGGTGTTCATGCCAAACTGATGGTGGCCCACTTTGATTATGAGAAAGATTTTCCCGATATTATATTGCTTACCGATAAACTGAACCGTATCCTTCCTCCTGATATTTCAGTGTTCAGGGTTTGTAAAGTTACACCGGAGGCGCATGCTCGTTTTGATGCACTCTCACGTACCTATAAGTATTATATTACCTCAGTTAAATATCCTTTTGATCGTCATCTGAAATGCCGCATGCATGGAACACTTGATTATGAACGAATGAATCAGGCAGCCCGTTTGCTGTTCGATTATACCGATTTTACAAGCTTCAGCAAACTGCATACAGATGCTAAGACGAATAATTGCCGGATGATGCAGGCGGAATGGACTCAAGAGAATGAAACAACCTGGGTTTTTACCATCAAAGCGGATCGTTTTCTCAGAAATATGGTTCGTGCCATTGTTGGAACATTGGTAGAAGTAGGACGTGGTAAGATGAATGTCGATGAATTTCGTAAAGTGATAGAACATAAAGACAGATGTAAAGCAGGTACTTCTGTTCCGGGACATGCGTTGTTCCTTGTAGATATTGAATATCCTGCAGAGATTTTTATATAA
- a CDS encoding DUF5715 family protein translates to MLLLICGLSGCKDKTLKLNHPKNIRGVISYKRSFGDLNDLQLAVAQSIGIRPVSSRKAVEAMKGKLVHLEDNEYYILDSLTHSLPYLVPKASELLTHIGSNFLDSLKAKGLNPNEIIVTSVLRTLDDVRKLRHHNGNASEKSAHFYGTTFDVSWKRFEKVEEDRPMQDVSSDTLKLVLSEVLRDFRKADKCYVKYELKQGCFHITAR, encoded by the coding sequence ATGTTATTGCTAATTTGTGGTCTTTCAGGCTGTAAAGACAAAACGTTGAAACTAAATCATCCCAAAAATATAAGAGGGGTAATTAGTTATAAACGTTCTTTCGGTGATTTAAATGATCTGCAACTGGCTGTAGCCCAAAGTATTGGCATCAGACCGGTGTCTTCGCGGAAAGCTGTGGAAGCAATGAAGGGTAAATTGGTACACCTTGAAGATAATGAATATTATATATTGGATTCACTGACACATTCTCTTCCTTATCTGGTTCCAAAAGCAAGTGAATTGCTGACTCACATTGGTTCTAACTTTCTGGATTCATTGAAAGCAAAGGGGCTTAATCCGAATGAAATCATTGTAACATCGGTGCTTAGAACCTTGGATGATGTTCGTAAGCTGCGTCATCATAACGGAAATGCTTCCGAAAAGTCCGCTCATTTTTATGGAACTACATTTGATGTTAGCTGGAAGCGTTTTGAAAAAGTAGAGGAAGACCGTCCGATGCAGGATGTTAGTTCTGATACTTTAAAACTGGTTCTTTCCGAGGTATTGCGGGATTTTCGGAAAGCAGATAAATGTTATGTGAAGTATGAATTGAAGCAGGGCTGCTTTCATATTACTGCCAGATAG
- a CDS encoding PhoH family protein — translation MIEKLIVLEDIDPVIFYGVNNTNIQLIKALYPKLRIVARGNVIKVMGDEEEMCAFEENILALEKHCAQYNSLKEEVIIDIIKGNAPQTEKNGNVIVFSVTGKPIIPRSDNQLKLVEGFEKNDMLFAIGPAGSGKTYTSIALAVRALKQKEIKKIILSRPAVEAGEKLGFLPGDIKEKIDPYLQPLYDALQDMIPAAKLKEYIDLNVIQIAPLAFMRGRTLNDAVVILDEAQNTTTQQIKMFLTRMGMNTKMIVTGDLTQIDLPASQTSGLVQAIRILKGVKGISFVELGKKDIVRHKLVERIVEAYERFDEKKKIEKEKTEESQKQIQ, via the coding sequence ATGATAGAAAAACTGATTGTTCTCGAAGATATTGATCCGGTTATCTTCTATGGTGTAAACAACACCAACATTCAACTAATTAAAGCCTTATATCCCAAACTAAGGATTGTAGCCCGTGGAAATGTGATAAAGGTGATGGGGGATGAAGAAGAAATGTGCGCTTTTGAAGAGAATATATTAGCGTTAGAGAAACATTGTGCACAATACAATTCTCTGAAGGAAGAAGTGATTATTGACATTATAAAGGGAAATGCTCCGCAGACTGAAAAAAACGGAAACGTGATTGTATTCAGTGTAACCGGAAAGCCTATCATTCCACGCAGTGACAATCAGTTGAAGCTGGTGGAAGGATTTGAAAAAAATGATATGTTATTTGCCATCGGCCCTGCCGGTTCAGGTAAAACATACACTTCCATCGCATTGGCTGTCAGAGCTCTTAAGCAAAAGGAAATCAAGAAGATCATACTTAGCCGTCCCGCTGTTGAAGCCGGTGAAAAGCTCGGTTTTCTTCCGGGAGACATTAAAGAAAAAATCGATCCATACCTGCAGCCGCTTTACGATGCGCTTCAGGATATGATTCCCGCTGCTAAGCTAAAAGAATATATAGACCTTAACGTGATTCAGATTGCACCGCTGGCTTTTATGCGTGGCCGTACACTCAATGACGCTGTGGTTATTCTCGACGAAGCACAGAATACTACCACTCAGCAAATCAAGATGTTTCTTACCCGCATGGGCATGAATACAAAAATGATTGTAACAGGAGACCTTACACAAATTGACCTTCCTGCTTCCCAGACTTCAGGACTGGTTCAGGCTATTCGCATCCTGAAAGGGGTAAAAGGAATCAGTTTCGTGGAACTTGGGAAAAAAGACATCGTTCGCCATAAGTTGGTGGAACGGATTGTCGAAGCTTATGAAAGATTTGATGAGAAGAAAAAGATAGAAAAAGAAAAAACAGAAGAATCCCAAAAACAAATACAATAA
- a CDS encoding phosphoribosylaminoimidazolesuccinocarboxamide synthase, which translates to MSKALVKTDFNFPGQKSVYHGKVRDVYNINDELLVMVVSDRISAFDVILPEGIPYKGQVLNQIAAKFLDATADIVPNWKVATPDPMVTVGIKCVPFEVEMVVRGYLTGHAWREYKKGKRTLCGVAMPEGMKENQPFPTPIITPTTKAYEGHDEDISKEEIIAQGIVSKEDYEQLEKYTLAVYARGCEIAKQMGLILVDTKYEFGKKDGKIILMDEIHTPDSSRYFYADGFEERLAKNEPQKQLSKEFVRQWLIENGFQGKEGQTVPTMTEEYVNSVAERYIELYENIVGEKFVKASIDDVAARIEKNVTAFLTK; encoded by the coding sequence ATGAGCAAAGCATTAGTAAAAACAGATTTTAATTTTCCGGGACAGAAGAGTGTTTACCACGGAAAAGTACGTGATGTATATAATATCAATGACGAATTATTGGTGATGGTTGTAAGTGACCGCATCTCTGCATTCGACGTTATCCTGCCAGAAGGTATTCCTTATAAGGGACAAGTGCTGAATCAGATTGCTGCAAAATTCCTGGATGCAACTGCTGATATTGTGCCTAACTGGAAAGTTGCAACTCCGGACCCAATGGTTACCGTAGGTATCAAATGTGTGCCTTTCGAAGTGGAAATGGTTGTACGCGGATATCTTACCGGTCACGCATGGAGAGAATACAAAAAAGGGAAACGCACTCTTTGCGGTGTTGCAATGCCTGAAGGAATGAAAGAAAATCAACCGTTCCCCACTCCTATTATTACTCCTACAACCAAGGCTTATGAAGGTCATGATGAAGACATTTCAAAAGAAGAAATCATTGCGCAGGGCATTGTAAGCAAAGAAGATTACGAGCAACTGGAAAAATATACATTGGCTGTTTACGCCCGCGGATGCGAGATAGCAAAGCAAATGGGACTTATCCTTGTTGATACAAAATACGAATTCGGAAAGAAGGATGGTAAGATTATCCTGATGGATGAAATTCATACTCCTGACTCTTCCCGCTATTTCTATGCTGACGGCTTTGAAGAACGTCTGGCTAAGAACGAGCCTCAGAAACAGTTGTCTAAAGAATTTGTTCGTCAATGGTTAATCGAAAACGGTTTCCAGGGTAAAGAAGGACAAACGGTTCCTACTATGACAGAAGAATATGTAAACAGTGTAGCCGAACGCTACATCGAACTATACGAAAACATCGTTGGAGAAAAGTTTGTAAAAGCTAGCATTGATGATGTAGCAGCCAGAATTGAAAAGAATGTAACTGCTTTTCTTACTAAGTAA
- the ubiE gene encoding bifunctional demethylmenaquinone methyltransferase/2-methoxy-6-polyprenyl-1,4-benzoquinol methylase UbiE produces MKYPQEEIKPYSSNGKKTVQVEKMFDNIAHHYDLLNHALSLGIDKGWRRKAIAWLKPFRPQKMMDVATGTGDFAIQAYRDLLPEELIGTDISEGMMKIGKEKVQKIGLDQKISFAKEDCMNLTFADNTFDAITVAFGIRNFENLDKGLSEMHRVLNKEGHLVILELTTPDSFPMKQLFAIYSKIVIPTMGKLLSKDNNAYTYLPQTIKAFPQGEVMKGVIEKAGFRDVAFKRLTFGICTLYTAAK; encoded by the coding sequence ATGAAATATCCTCAGGAAGAAATAAAACCTTATAGCTCCAACGGCAAAAAAACCGTCCAGGTGGAGAAGATGTTTGACAACATTGCTCATCATTACGACCTACTGAATCACGCTCTTTCATTGGGCATTGACAAGGGATGGAGGCGTAAAGCAATTGCCTGGCTCAAACCTTTCCGCCCACAAAAGATGATGGATGTGGCTACCGGGACCGGAGACTTTGCCATTCAGGCATACAGGGATCTTTTGCCTGAAGAACTGATTGGTACGGATATCTCTGAGGGAATGATGAAGATTGGAAAAGAAAAGGTGCAAAAGATTGGTCTGGATCAAAAGATCTCTTTCGCCAAAGAAGATTGCATGAATCTGACTTTTGCTGATAACACATTTGACGCGATTACTGTAGCTTTTGGCATCCGTAACTTTGAGAATCTGGATAAAGGTCTGTCAGAAATGCATCGGGTACTCAATAAAGAAGGACATCTGGTGATATTGGAGTTAACCACTCCGGATTCTTTCCCGATGAAGCAACTATTTGCCATTTATTCAAAGATTGTGATTCCTACGATGGGTAAGCTTCTTTCCAAAGACAACAATGCTTATACCTATCTGCCTCAAACCATCAAAGCTTTCCCCCAAGGTGAAGTAATGAAGGGAGTAATTGAAAAGGCCGGATTCAGAGACGTTGCTTTCAAACGTCTTACGTTCGGTATCTGTACACTTTATACAGCTGCAAAATAA